A stretch of Flavobacterium sp. N1994 DNA encodes these proteins:
- a CDS encoding RNA-directed DNA polymerase produces MKRKNNLFNQITSFDNLRLADTRARKGKGSQYGVKVFDRNPEGNLLLLQELLINKGYQTSEYSTFKVYEPKERLVFRLKYFPDRITHHAIMNVMEPLFASWFTNDTYSSIKGKGIHAAANAVKMAIQDKTATAYCLKLDITKFYPNVDHDILKQLLRRKIKDRDLLWILDEIIDSAPGIPIGNYLSQYFANFYLTYFDHWIKETKSVKDYFRYADDIVIFASTAKELHKLRVEITEYLKRELKLDVKGNYQVFKICKRRGLDFVGYVFWHTHTFMRKSIKKNYARAVKKKKPKSTLAAYKGWAIHADTKHLRRKLAA; encoded by the coding sequence ATGAAACGCAAAAACAATCTTTTTAATCAAATAACATCTTTTGATAACCTCCGATTAGCTGATACCCGCGCCCGAAAGGGTAAGGGTAGTCAGTACGGAGTAAAAGTTTTCGACAGAAACCCGGAAGGAAATTTACTCTTACTTCAAGAGCTTCTAATCAATAAAGGATATCAAACCTCTGAATATTCTACATTCAAAGTGTACGAGCCAAAGGAACGCCTTGTATTCCGTTTAAAATACTTTCCCGACCGAATCACCCATCATGCAATTATGAACGTTATGGAGCCATTATTTGCATCATGGTTTACAAATGATACTTACAGTTCAATAAAAGGAAAAGGAATTCATGCAGCTGCTAATGCAGTTAAAATGGCCATACAGGATAAAACTGCTACAGCATATTGTTTAAAGCTTGATATTACTAAATTTTATCCCAATGTTGATCATGATATTCTAAAGCAATTACTGCGAAGAAAAATAAAAGACAGGGATTTACTTTGGATACTTGATGAAATAATTGATAGTGCACCAGGCATTCCAATTGGTAATTATTTGAGTCAATACTTCGCTAACTTTTATCTTACTTATTTTGACCATTGGATCAAGGAAACAAAATCAGTAAAAGATTATTTCAGATACGCTGATGACATAGTAATTTTTGCAAGTACTGCAAAGGAGCTACACAAGCTTCGTGTAGAAATTACTGAGTATTTGAAAAGAGAGTTAAAATTGGATGTAAAAGGGAATTATCAAGTATTTAAAATCTGTAAACGTCGAGGTCTTGATTTCGTTGGATATGTCTTTTGGCATACACATACATTTATGCGAAAGTCAATCAAAAAGAATTATGCCAGGGCAGTAAAAAAGAAAAAGCCCAAATCTACATTAGCTGCCTACAAAGGATGGGCGATACACGCCGACACTAAACACTTAAGACGAAAATTAGCAGCATAA
- a CDS encoding DUF4406 domain-containing protein encodes MTTIYIAGKVTDVPVAQRTKKFLEAQNMLEKRGFKVINPIKLIADPHTNWHEAMDVCLVALKQCDAIYMLPCSVDSTGAQLELQHALDLNMDIYYELENVEDGTTDNLPS; translated from the coding sequence ATGACAACAATTTACATCGCTGGCAAAGTTACTGACGTTCCAGTTGCCCAAAGAACAAAGAAGTTTCTAGAAGCTCAAAACATGCTTGAAAAAAGAGGTTTCAAAGTTATTAATCCAATAAAGTTAATAGCTGACCCACATACTAATTGGCATGAGGCAATGGATGTTTGTTTAGTGGCATTAAAACAATGCGATGCAATATATATGCTTCCATGTTCTGTTGATAGTACAGGTGCTCAACTTGAATTACAACATGCTTTAGATTTAAACATGGATATCTATTATGAATTAGAAAATGTTGAAGATGGAACAACTGACAACCTACCGAGCTAA
- a CDS encoding DUF3164 family protein: MNKTDEPIDIKNLSAEDRKALKAQLAQEDKAEKEERRANVQALKDMGLEFLNTNIDSLALAQSEMETNVASIFKNMSSYIDLKAKIYGLDKLDQDSHTITHPDGNCSITIGYNAGISFDGTETAGVQKIMDYITALSGNEEDENAMKLAKAVKFFLKPNLKTGMLNPGRIIQLNQMRKDFNSPEFDEGMDIIIDAQNKTKGSTYVSGWKHVDIGDNRTRKLEFRFTV, from the coding sequence ATGAATAAAACAGATGAACCAATAGACATCAAAAATCTATCTGCTGAAGATAGAAAGGCATTAAAAGCACAACTTGCTCAAGAGGACAAAGCAGAAAAAGAAGAAAGACGTGCCAATGTCCAAGCATTAAAAGACATGGGACTTGAGTTCCTCAATACAAACATTGATTCTCTAGCATTAGCGCAAAGTGAAATGGAAACTAATGTAGCTAGCATTTTCAAAAATATGTCAAGCTATATTGATTTAAAAGCAAAAATTTACGGACTCGACAAATTAGATCAGGATAGCCATACTATTACTCATCCCGATGGCAATTGCTCTATTACAATTGGCTATAATGCTGGCATTTCATTTGATGGTACCGAAACCGCTGGTGTACAAAAAATAATGGATTACATCACAGCTTTATCTGGAAATGAAGAGGATGAAAATGCAATGAAATTGGCTAAAGCAGTTAAATTCTTTTTAAAGCCAAATTTAAAAACAGGAATGCTTAATCCTGGTCGTATCATTCAATTGAACCAAATGCGAAAAGACTTCAATTCTCCAGAGTTTGATGAAGGAATGGATATTATCATCGATGCTCAAAATAAAACCAAAGGCAGCACTTATGTGAGCGGTTGGAAGCATGTAGATATTGGAGATAATAGAACTAGAAAACTAGAGTTCAGATTTACAGTATAA